The Bombus fervidus isolate BK054 chromosome 6, iyBomFerv1, whole genome shotgun sequence genome contains a region encoding:
- the Sema1a gene encoding semaphorin 1a isoform X2, which produces MRRTILETRMHPVLSCWCVVATVTLVFAAWQENIRPKMYVQLGAEDVFRFTGNETHTDYFRLVLRDGNYLLVGGRNLVHNLSLTDLTEQQRLTWYSTDSDVKMCLVKGTPEENCQNYIRILVKTDSNTLLVCATNAFKPMCRDYGVHPGNYTILKEKGGQAMCPYDPRHNSTFVYVDGELYTGTVADFAGMDPIIYREPLQTEQYDSKSLNAPNFVSSMAQGDFVYFFFRETAVEYINCGKTVYSRVARVCKYDRGGPHRYRNRWTSFLKSRLNCSVTGDFPFYFNEIQSTTELISGQYGNKSAQLIYGTFTTPVNSISGSAVCAFSLQDVTDTFKGNFKEQSAINSNWLPVQSTKVPDPRPGQCVNDSRSLPDLTLNFINTHSLMDELVPSFFGQPIVIRTSFHYRFTQIAVDPQVKTPGGKTYDVLFIGTDNGKVIKAVNAESADTHLKVSPVVIEEIQAFPSTVPVRGIKVVRASQAGDGLEDGRLVVIADSQVQALRLHRCYSDRILSCGECVALQDPYCAWDKVEGKCRALVGPAATDASRFLQSVATGLHASCPPSKTSNKDASSVGAISANQNKFPQDSMIPNKEGQGGEIINIMQDEEQDNSGPEVSAADSPPPQYSVETLVMAVVAGALAALLVGFIAGYLCGRKCRKDEDDNLPYPDTEYEYFEQRQNVNRLAPEPKLLPQEEVTYAEPVLVPQPPKLHSPKGTMRKPPPTPTETLFQFPDGYGFRGPRDNFGTLRSHQGDAYRRNDGFATTRSVKKVYL; this is translated from the exons GTGCCGAAGATGTGTTCAGGTTTACGGGGAACGAGACGCACACAGACTACTTTCGGCTGGTACTCCGGGACGGGAACTATCTTCTGGTCGGCGGAAG AAATCTCGTGCACAATCTGAGCCTGACTGATTTGACCGAGCAACAAAGGTTGACTTGGTACTCGACCGACAGTGACGTGAAGATGTGCCTGGTGAAGGGCACGCCCGAGGAGAATTGCCAAAACTACATTCGCATCCTCGTCAAGACGGACTCGAACACGTTGCTGGTGTGCGCGACCAACGCTTTCAAGCCGATGTGCCGCGACTACGGGGTACATCCCGGCAACTATACGATCCTGAAGGAAAAGGGAGGCCAGGCGATGTGCCCGTACGACCCTCGTCACAACAGCACCTTCGTCTACGTAGACGGAGAACTTTACACCGGTACGGTGGCCGATTTCGCGGGCATGGATCCCATCATCTATAGGGAGCCGCTGCAGACCGAGCAGTACGACTCCAAGAGCCTAAACG CGCCAAACTTCGTCAGCTCCATGGCCCAGGGAGACTTCGTCTACTTCTTCTTCCGGGAGACCGCCGTGGAATATATCAATTGCGGCAAG ACCGTCTATTCTCGCGTGGCGAGAGTCTGTAAATACGATCGAGGTGGTCCGCATCGATATCGCAATAGGTGGACCTCGTTCCTAAAGTCACGCCTCAATTGTTCCGTCACCGGAGACTTTCCTTTCTACTTCAACGAGATAC AATCAACGACGGAACTGATATCGGGTCAGTACGGCAATAAGTCGGCGCAGCTGATTTACGGCACGTTCACTACCCCAGTGAACAGCATCAGCGGCTCGGCCGTCTGCGCCTTTTCCTTGCAAGACGTCACCGACACGTTCAAGGGTAACTTCAAGGAACAGAGCGCCATCAACTCGAACTGGCTGCCGGTTCAGAGTACCAAGGTTCCGGACCCGAGGCCCGGCCAGTGCGTCAACGACTCCCGATCTCTGCCCGATCTGACCCTCAATTTTATCAACACGCACTCCCTCATGGACGAGCTGGTGCCGAGCTTCTTCGGTCAGCCTATCGTCATACGCACCAGTTTCCA TTACAGATTCACGCAGATCGCCGTGGATCCTCAGGTGAAGACTCCCGGCGGTAAGACGTACGACGTGTTGTTCATCGGTACGGACAATGGAAAGGTGATCAAGGCGGTGAACGCCGAGTCGGCGGACACGCATCTGAAGGTCAGCCCTGTGGTGATCGAGGAGATCCAGGCGTTCCCGTCAACGGTGCCGGTGCGCGGCATCAAAGTGGTGAGAGCCTCGCAGGCCGGCGACGGCCTCGAGGACGGCAGGCTGGTCGTGATCGCCGATAGCCAAGTTCAGGCGCTCAGGCTACACCGGTGCTACAGCGATAGGATCTTGTCGTGCGGCGAGTGCGTGGCCCTGCAGGATCCGTATTGCGCCTGGGACAAGGTCGAGGGCAAATGCCGAGCGCTGGTCGGGCCCGCGGCCACCGATGCGAGCAGATTTCTGCAGAGCGTGGCGACCGGACTGCACGCCTCGTGTCCACCGAGCAAAACTTCGAACAAGGACGCGAGCAGCGTCGGCGCCATCTCCGCCAACCAGAACAAATTCCCGCAGGACTCGATGATACCGAATAAGGAGGGTCAAGGCGGGGAGATCATCAATATCATGCAGGACGAGGAACAGGATAATTCGG GTCCGGAGGTATCGGCGGCGGATTCCCCACCGCCGCAGTATTCCGTAGAGACCCTGGTGATGGCCGTGGTAGCCGGCGCGTTGGCAGCTCTGTTGGTCGGCTTCATCGCAGGCTACCTGTGCGGCAGGAAATGTAGAAAAGACGAGGACGATAATCTGCCGTATCCGGACACGGAGTACGAGTACTTCGAGCAACGTCAAAACGTAAACAG GCTAGCACCGGAGCCGAAACTACTGCCCCAGGAGGAAGTGACGTACGCGGAACCGGTGCTGGTTCCGCAACCTCCGAAGCTTCATTCGCCGAAAGGGACGATGCGAAAGCCGCCACCGACCCCGACGGAAACGCTGTTCCAGTTCCCAGACGGGTATGGTTTCCGCGGGCCGAGGGACAACTTCGGGACCCTACGATCCCACCAGGGTGACGCGTATCGACGCAACGATGGGTTCGCGACCACCCGCAGCGTGAAGAAGGTTTATCTCTGA
- the Sema1a gene encoding semaphorin 1a isoform X1: MRRTILETRMHPVLSCWCVVATVTLVFAAWQENIRPKMYVQLGAEDVFRFTGNETHTDYFRLVLRDGNYLLVGGRNLVHNLSLTDLTEQQRLTWYSTDSDVKMCLVKGTPEENCQNYIRILVKTDSNTLLVCATNAFKPMCRDYGVHPGNYTILKEKGGQAMCPYDPRHNSTFVYVDGELYTGTVADFAGMDPIIYREPLQTEQYDSKSLNAPNFVSSMAQGDFVYFFFRETAVEYINCGKTVYSRVARVCKYDRGGPHRYRNRWTSFLKSRLNCSVTGDFPFYFNEIQSTTELISGQYGNKSAQLIYGTFTTPVNSISGSAVCAFSLQDVTDTFKGNFKEQSAINSNWLPVQSTKVPDPRPGQCVNDSRSLPDLTLNFINTHSLMDELVPSFFGQPIVIRTSFHYRFTQIAVDPQVKTPGGKTYDVLFIGTDNGKVIKAVNAESADTHLKVSPVVIEEIQAFPSTVPVRGIKVVRASQAGDGLEDGRLVVIADSQVQALRLHRCYSDRILSCGECVALQDPYCAWDKVEGKCRALVGPAATDASRFLQSVATGLHASCPPSKTSNKDASSVGAISANQNKFPQDSMIPNKEGQGGEIINIMQDEEQDNSGPEVSAADSPPPQYSVETLVMAVVAGALAALLVGFIAGYLCGRKCRKDEDDNLPYPDTEYEYFEQRQNVNSRLAPEPKLLPQEEVTYAEPVLVPQPPKLHSPKGTMRKPPPTPTETLFQFPDGYGFRGPRDNFGTLRSHQGDAYRRNDGFATTRSVKKVYL; this comes from the exons GTGCCGAAGATGTGTTCAGGTTTACGGGGAACGAGACGCACACAGACTACTTTCGGCTGGTACTCCGGGACGGGAACTATCTTCTGGTCGGCGGAAG AAATCTCGTGCACAATCTGAGCCTGACTGATTTGACCGAGCAACAAAGGTTGACTTGGTACTCGACCGACAGTGACGTGAAGATGTGCCTGGTGAAGGGCACGCCCGAGGAGAATTGCCAAAACTACATTCGCATCCTCGTCAAGACGGACTCGAACACGTTGCTGGTGTGCGCGACCAACGCTTTCAAGCCGATGTGCCGCGACTACGGGGTACATCCCGGCAACTATACGATCCTGAAGGAAAAGGGAGGCCAGGCGATGTGCCCGTACGACCCTCGTCACAACAGCACCTTCGTCTACGTAGACGGAGAACTTTACACCGGTACGGTGGCCGATTTCGCGGGCATGGATCCCATCATCTATAGGGAGCCGCTGCAGACCGAGCAGTACGACTCCAAGAGCCTAAACG CGCCAAACTTCGTCAGCTCCATGGCCCAGGGAGACTTCGTCTACTTCTTCTTCCGGGAGACCGCCGTGGAATATATCAATTGCGGCAAG ACCGTCTATTCTCGCGTGGCGAGAGTCTGTAAATACGATCGAGGTGGTCCGCATCGATATCGCAATAGGTGGACCTCGTTCCTAAAGTCACGCCTCAATTGTTCCGTCACCGGAGACTTTCCTTTCTACTTCAACGAGATAC AATCAACGACGGAACTGATATCGGGTCAGTACGGCAATAAGTCGGCGCAGCTGATTTACGGCACGTTCACTACCCCAGTGAACAGCATCAGCGGCTCGGCCGTCTGCGCCTTTTCCTTGCAAGACGTCACCGACACGTTCAAGGGTAACTTCAAGGAACAGAGCGCCATCAACTCGAACTGGCTGCCGGTTCAGAGTACCAAGGTTCCGGACCCGAGGCCCGGCCAGTGCGTCAACGACTCCCGATCTCTGCCCGATCTGACCCTCAATTTTATCAACACGCACTCCCTCATGGACGAGCTGGTGCCGAGCTTCTTCGGTCAGCCTATCGTCATACGCACCAGTTTCCA TTACAGATTCACGCAGATCGCCGTGGATCCTCAGGTGAAGACTCCCGGCGGTAAGACGTACGACGTGTTGTTCATCGGTACGGACAATGGAAAGGTGATCAAGGCGGTGAACGCCGAGTCGGCGGACACGCATCTGAAGGTCAGCCCTGTGGTGATCGAGGAGATCCAGGCGTTCCCGTCAACGGTGCCGGTGCGCGGCATCAAAGTGGTGAGAGCCTCGCAGGCCGGCGACGGCCTCGAGGACGGCAGGCTGGTCGTGATCGCCGATAGCCAAGTTCAGGCGCTCAGGCTACACCGGTGCTACAGCGATAGGATCTTGTCGTGCGGCGAGTGCGTGGCCCTGCAGGATCCGTATTGCGCCTGGGACAAGGTCGAGGGCAAATGCCGAGCGCTGGTCGGGCCCGCGGCCACCGATGCGAGCAGATTTCTGCAGAGCGTGGCGACCGGACTGCACGCCTCGTGTCCACCGAGCAAAACTTCGAACAAGGACGCGAGCAGCGTCGGCGCCATCTCCGCCAACCAGAACAAATTCCCGCAGGACTCGATGATACCGAATAAGGAGGGTCAAGGCGGGGAGATCATCAATATCATGCAGGACGAGGAACAGGATAATTCGG GTCCGGAGGTATCGGCGGCGGATTCCCCACCGCCGCAGTATTCCGTAGAGACCCTGGTGATGGCCGTGGTAGCCGGCGCGTTGGCAGCTCTGTTGGTCGGCTTCATCGCAGGCTACCTGTGCGGCAGGAAATGTAGAAAAGACGAGGACGATAATCTGCCGTATCCGGACACGGAGTACGAGTACTTCGAGCAACGTCAAAACGTAAACAG CAGGCTAGCACCGGAGCCGAAACTACTGCCCCAGGAGGAAGTGACGTACGCGGAACCGGTGCTGGTTCCGCAACCTCCGAAGCTTCATTCGCCGAAAGGGACGATGCGAAAGCCGCCACCGACCCCGACGGAAACGCTGTTCCAGTTCCCAGACGGGTATGGTTTCCGCGGGCCGAGGGACAACTTCGGGACCCTACGATCCCACCAGGGTGACGCGTATCGACGCAACGATGGGTTCGCGACCACCCGCAGCGTGAAGAAGGTTTATCTCTGA